In Helicobacter pylori, a single genomic region encodes these proteins:
- the rsfS gene encoding ribosome silencing factor, which translates to MNQRIEMITALLDEKKAFDITHIDLSQTPYLVEDVIIATTLANKHALSLLDALKNTLKPLGEVFYQIDESNEEWIILDLGDLMIHLFTEECRKKFDLEGFLNAYKRGLPYQNA; encoded by the coding sequence ATGAACCAACGCATAGAAATGATTACGGCTTTATTAGATGAAAAAAAGGCTTTTGATATTACGCACATTGATTTGTCTCAAACCCCCTATTTGGTAGAAGATGTCATTATCGCCACCACGCTAGCGAATAAGCATGCCCTTTCTTTATTAGACGCGCTTAAAAACACCCTTAAGCCTTTAGGGGAAGTCTTTTACCAGATAGATGAGTCTAATGAAGAGTGGATCATTTTGGATTTGGGGGATTTGATGATCCATCTTTTCACCGAAGAATGCCGTAAAAAATTTGATTTAGAAGGGTTTTTGAACGCTTATAAAAGAGGGCTTCCTTATCAAAACGCCTAA
- the queF gene encoding NADPH-dependent 7-cyano-7-deazaguanine reductase QueF, whose product MTPGLNLKSLGAKTPYVFEYNSDLLEAFPNPNPNLDPLITLECKEFTSLCPITSQPDFGVIFIRYIPKDKMVESKSLKLYLFSYRNHGSFHESCINTILLDLVQLLEPKYLEVYGDFASRGGIAIKPFVNYAIKEYQEFKEKRLLNAK is encoded by the coding sequence ATGACCCCTGGACTAAACCTCAAATCCTTAGGCGCTAAAACGCCCTATGTTTTTGAATACAACAGCGATTTACTAGAAGCCTTCCCTAACCCAAACCCCAATTTAGACCCCCTAATCACGCTAGAATGCAAGGAATTTACAAGCCTTTGCCCCATCACTTCCCAGCCGGATTTTGGCGTGATTTTTATCCGCTACATCCCTAAAGACAAAATGGTAGAAAGCAAGTCTTTAAAACTCTATTTATTCAGTTACAGAAACCATGGGAGCTTTCATGAGAGCTGCATCAATACGATCTTATTAGATTTAGTCCAATTGCTAGAGCCAAAGTATTTGGAAGTGTATGGGGATTTTGCCTCTAGGGGTGGGATTGCGATCAAGCCCTTTGTGAATTATGCGATCAAAGAATACCAGGAATTTAAAGAAAAACGCCTTTTGAATGCGAAATAA
- a CDS encoding DUF262 domain-containing protein codes for MELLTLDGVVEKGVFEIPSYQRGYAWQKRQLKDFWNDLEHVSKLGNKFHYMHSLTLRGLENELEDSAFEIIDGQQRLATSLILLGLLAKTTQNKDPKYSLINLEPILSYKYYGLSEAFRAIMEEEKDLKAFQTSFYAKNLIEAYAFFQEKISDTPMETLEKMFDALTKKMLFSVVGLNDNRIDPFSSFETINNRGKDLSTLELLKNRLHFVVHKICDEEDLENLQQEINDTYTRIYHDLRQFEDAHLESFLKHFVAYYYGEKGDFKKRLLEMEFNAHKRYTDNTNFDDEYERIDDLLFYLSYSSKVWHFLHTLDEKSIALIFDDNRKLEMEITPKMHGLLDKMRRLNALSKDAFLPLLLSLLTIQLVGRSANEQPYTTKELEGLLEYLERFGFLIYGVAGKDTAKNEWIELAFQAFRAYRYGEENIVIEKFPTLEKSFFNRQGNSGLELLEENIHSKKNTEKWYKWGKALNYLLYEYELYHNPETTLNFDSSLESIEHILPQKPDQGYSAKEKNWAKNPYIVHALGNLLLIPKNANSSLSNKSFEEKRKEYLKGSYSEKEVAKNASFGVAQIKERSEKLLDFLIARYRIAELVGESAIKAFKNAFLKDIE; via the coding sequence ATGGAATTGTTGACTTTAGATGGCGTGGTTGAAAAAGGCGTGTTTGAAATCCCTAGCTATCAAAGGGGGTATGCATGGCAGAAAAGGCAATTGAAGGATTTTTGGAACGATTTAGAGCATGTCTCTAAGCTGGGAAACAAATTCCATTACATGCATAGTTTAACCTTAAGAGGGCTTGAAAATGAGCTTGAAGATAGCGCTTTTGAAATCATAGACGGCCAGCAACGATTGGCTACGAGCTTGATTTTACTGGGCCTTTTAGCCAAAACCACCCAAAACAAAGACCCAAAGTATTCTTTAATCAACCTTGAACCCATTCTATCCTATAAGTATTATGGCTTGAGTGAAGCTTTTAGGGCGATCATGGAAGAAGAAAAAGATTTAAAAGCGTTTCAAACTTCTTTTTACGCTAAAAATCTTATTGAGGCTTACGCATTTTTTCAAGAAAAAATCAGCGATACGCCTATGGAAACGCTTGAAAAAATGTTTGACGCTCTCACTAAAAAAATGCTTTTTAGCGTGGTGGGATTGAACGATAACCGAATCGATCCGTTCAGCTCTTTTGAAACGATCAACAATCGTGGTAAGGATCTATCCACTTTAGAATTGTTAAAAAACCGCTTGCATTTTGTGGTGCACAAGATTTGCGATGAAGAAGATTTAGAAAATCTTCAACAAGAAATCAATGACACCTACACCAGGATTTATCACGATTTGAGGCAGTTTGAAGACGCTCATTTAGAAAGTTTTTTAAAGCATTTTGTGGCGTATTATTATGGCGAGAAAGGGGATTTTAAAAAAAGGTTATTGGAGATGGAGTTTAACGCTCATAAAAGATATACCGACAACACCAACTTTGATGATGAATATGAAAGAATAGATGATTTGTTATTTTATCTTTCTTATTCTTCTAAAGTTTGGCATTTCTTGCACACTCTTGATGAAAAATCTATCGCCCTTATTTTTGATGACAATAGAAAGCTTGAGATGGAAATCACGCCTAAAATGCACGGCTTGTTAGACAAGATGCGGCGCTTAAACGCTTTGAGCAAAGACGCTTTTCTGCCCTTATTGCTTTCTCTTTTAACCATACAGCTTGTTGGAAGAAGTGCTAATGAACAGCCTTACACCACCAAAGAATTAGAGGGCTTATTAGAATATTTGGAGCGTTTCGGGTTTTTAATCTATGGGGTTGCTGGCAAGGATACGGCCAAAAACGAATGGATTGAATTGGCTTTTCAAGCGTTCAGAGCGTATAGATATGGGGAAGAAAATATCGTCATTGAAAAATTTCCAACGCTAGAAAAGAGTTTTTTCAACAGACAAGGAAATAGCGGCTTGGAATTGCTTGAAGAGAATATCCATTCCAAAAAGAATACTGAGAAGTGGTATAAGTGGGGCAAGGCGCTGAATTACTTGCTTTATGAATACGAGCTATACCATAACCCTGAAACGACTTTGAATTTTGATAGCAGTTTAGAAAGCATTGAGCACATCTTGCCTCAAAAACCCGATCAAGGCTATAGCGCTAAAGAAAAAAATTGGGCTAAAAATCCCTACATCGTGCATGCTTTAGGGAACTTGCTCTTAATTCCTAAAAACGCTAACAGCTCTTTAAGCAACAAGTCTTTTGAGGAAAAAAGAAAAGAATACCTAAAAGGCTCTTATAGTGAAAAAGAAGTGGCTAAAAACGCTTCTTTTGGAGTCGCGCAAATCAAAGAAAGGAGCGAAAAATTATTAGACTTTTTAATCGCGCGTTATCGTATCGCTGAATTGGTGGGTGAAAGCGCCATTAAAGCTTTTAAAAACGCTTTTTTAAAGGATATTGAATGA
- a CDS encoding pyruvate kinase, whose amino-acid sequence MVVDVSSIPFQGFWHMQIHQQHLQVRWDVHDVCQILEEYHFIGLADWEESKGQIRDFLEVMRVNDIVAIKHGQQLVALAQVIGGAYNIHKDRALCVSEEEDPLVDWIHYRRPVKILDWAKEGQTIPQGRGTLNKCVSPGTETSQIIMGWYEKVQEALKAKGERVVLV is encoded by the coding sequence ATGGTCGTAGATGTTTCAAGCATTCCTTTTCAAGGATTTTGGCACATGCAAATCCATCAGCAACATCTGCAAGTAAGATGGGATGTGCATGATGTGTGCCAAATTTTAGAAGAATACCACTTCATTGGTTTAGCGGATTGGGAAGAGAGCAAAGGACAAATTAGAGATTTTTTAGAAGTGATGCGGGTGAATGACATTGTAGCCATCAAGCATGGACAACAACTTGTAGCACTCGCACAAGTCATCGGCGGGGCGTATAACATTCACAAAGATCGGGCATTATGTGTTAGCGAAGAAGAAGACCCTTTAGTGGATTGGATACATTACAGGCGACCCGTTAAGATTTTAGATTGGGCAAAAGAGGGGCAGACGATCCCACAGGGTAGAGGCACTTTAAATAAGTGCGTAAGTCCGGGGACAGAAACCTCGCAAATCATTATGGGGTGGTATGAAAAGGTGCAAGAAGCCTTAAAAGCCAAAGGTGAAAGAGTTGTCTTAGTTTAA